From Pectinophora gossypiella chromosome 18, ilPecGoss1.1, whole genome shotgun sequence, one genomic window encodes:
- the LOC126374884 gene encoding uncharacterized protein LOC126374884: MPCDRNVETQQAISREIKNIQSRCVEAINIVENAPPEMSIAPENVTGKSLCYVEGLRTELQNSNTVISTDDNLLTAQFLCDIKEKTNQMQEVAAFLKGAIYDVDAEINRLNEQIRISQEARARPLPQKQCVQPQHMQKAKERFQLFKSELHSLIHFLFPDKAVPMKELMAHLMAQQLKDESSGYIPITTENYCLIELLRERNIVTVNPYNNMEVKLAL, translated from the exons ATGCCTTGTGACCGCAATGTGGAGACACAGCAAGCCATATCGAGGGAAATAAAAAACATCCAAAGTCGTTGTGTAGAGGCGATAAACATTGTTGAAAATGCTCCTCCTGAGATGAGCATAGCACCTGAAAATGTTACCGGAAAATCGCTTTGTTACGTTGAAGGACTACGAACAGAGCTTCAAAACTCCAATACAGTCATATCAACGGATGACAATCTTCTTACGGCCCAGTTTTTGTGTGATATCAAAGAGAAAACCAATCAAATGCAAGAGGTAGCTGCGTTTTTGAAGGGAGCTATTTATGATGTGGATGCTGAGATAAACAG ATTGAACGAACAGATCCGTATATCTCAGGAGGCGCGAGCTCGTCCTTTACCACAAAAGCAGTGTGTGCAACCGCAACATATGCAGAAAGCCAAAGAACGCTTCCAGTTATTCAAGAGTGAACTACATAGCCTCATACATTTTTTGTTCCCCGATAAAGCAGTCCCCATGAAGGAACTTATGGCA CATTTGATGGCACAGCAACTAAAGGACGAGTCGTCAGGGTACATCCCCATCACAACAGAAAACTATTGTCTAATAGAATTACTGAGGGAAAGGAATATAGTGACTGTCAATCCATATAATAATATGGAGGTCAAATTGGCTTTGTGA